The following coding sequences are from one Reyranella humidisoli window:
- a CDS encoding potassium channel family protein, translated as MALKGLREKFQDLYFGDGPEARRFRYGLVGFDLATIAVFLISPFGGHQPWMIALDLAIGLLLTIEFGVRLWVERRPLRHLVSLSSAADLIVILSLLLPVFLENLAFLRIARALRLLRSYHLLRDLRHDSKWFRLYEDVIQRTVNLGVFIFIVTSVVYVTQRKINPQISTYIDALYFTITTLTTTGFGDITLKTPGGRLLAVIIMVVGVGLFLRLLQAIFRPNKVRFECPSCALLVHDLDAVHCKHCGIVLQIPNEGI; from the coding sequence ATGGCACTGAAAGGTCTTCGCGAAAAGTTCCAGGATCTCTATTTCGGCGACGGCCCGGAGGCCCGCCGGTTCCGCTACGGGCTGGTCGGCTTCGACCTGGCCACCATCGCGGTGTTCCTCATCTCGCCCTTCGGCGGGCATCAGCCGTGGATGATCGCCCTCGATCTCGCCATCGGCCTCCTGTTGACGATCGAGTTCGGGGTGCGGCTGTGGGTGGAGCGGCGGCCGCTGCGCCACCTGGTCAGCCTCTCCTCGGCGGCGGACCTGATCGTGATCCTGTCCCTGCTGCTGCCCGTCTTCCTCGAGAACCTGGCCTTCCTGCGCATCGCCCGCGCGCTCCGCCTGCTGCGCTCCTACCACCTGCTGCGCGACCTGCGGCACGACTCGAAGTGGTTCCGCCTGTACGAGGACGTCATCCAGCGCACGGTCAATCTCGGCGTCTTCATCTTCATCGTGACGTCGGTGGTCTACGTCACCCAGCGCAAGATCAACCCGCAGATCTCGACCTACATCGACGCGCTCTACTTCACCATCACGACGCTCACGACCACGGGCTTCGGCGACATCACCCTGAAGACCCCCGGCGGCCGGCTGCTCGCCGTGATCATCATGGTGGTCGGCGTCGGCCTCTTCCTGCGCCTGCTGCAGGCCATCTTCCGGCCCAACAAGGTGCGCTTCGAATGTCCCTCGTGCGCGCTGCTGGTGCACGACCTCGACGCCGTCCACTGCAAGCATTGCGGCATCGTCCTGCAGATCCCCAACGAGGGGATTTAG
- a CDS encoding hydrogen peroxide-inducible genes activator, producing MTTLRQLSYLVALADSRNFRRAADLVHIAQPTLSQQLRALEARLGVTLVERNESPVQLTPIGRDLVTRARKILLDVKDAEDMVRRAKAGIGGTIRFGVTPTLGPYLMPRIVASLHRRFPDMRLYIREGIPDEQARELARGELDMVLSPLPVSGSDLHIEPLFREPLHIVCPPEHPLGRSAKVRRGDLAGIGFLSLDRRHHAHRQAREICEDLKATLLEGYEGTSLDSLRQMCGSGLGFAILPELYLRSEVGGEDMVTRLTMAGWSASRSIAAVWRDGSAYSDSYGTIAETIATEARAILAGPAL from the coding sequence ATGACCACGCTCCGCCAACTCAGCTATCTGGTCGCCCTGGCCGACTCCCGGAATTTCCGCCGCGCCGCGGATCTGGTGCATATCGCCCAGCCGACGCTGAGCCAGCAGCTGCGGGCGCTCGAGGCGCGCCTCGGCGTGACGCTGGTCGAACGCAACGAGAGCCCGGTCCAGCTCACCCCGATCGGGCGGGACCTGGTGACGCGGGCGCGCAAGATCCTGCTGGACGTGAAGGATGCCGAGGACATGGTCCGGCGCGCCAAAGCCGGCATCGGCGGCACGATCCGGTTCGGCGTCACGCCGACGCTCGGCCCCTACCTGATGCCGCGGATCGTGGCCTCGCTGCACCGGCGCTTTCCCGACATGCGGCTCTACATCCGCGAGGGCATTCCCGACGAGCAGGCGCGCGAGCTGGCGCGCGGCGAGCTCGACATGGTGCTGTCGCCCCTGCCCGTCTCCGGCAGCGACCTGCACATCGAGCCGCTGTTCCGCGAGCCGCTCCACATCGTCTGCCCGCCCGAGCATCCGCTGGGCCGGTCCGCGAAGGTGCGCCGCGGCGATCTGGCGGGCATCGGCTTCCTGAGCCTCGATCGCCGCCACCACGCGCACCGCCAGGCCCGCGAGATCTGCGAGGACCTGAAGGCCACCCTGCTCGAAGGCTATGAGGGAACGAGTCTCGACAGCCTGCGCCAGATGTGCGGCTCGGGCCTGGGCTTCGCCATCCTGCCGGAACTCTATCTGCGCTCGGAAGTGGGCGGCGAGGACATGGTGACCCGCCTCACCATGGCCGGCTGGAGCGCCAGCCGCTCCATCGCCGCGGTCTGGCGCGACGGCTCGGCCTATTCCGACAGCTACGGCACCATCGCCGAGACGATCGCCACCGAGGCGAGAGCCATCCTGGCGGGACCAGCGCTTTAA
- a CDS encoding antitoxin MazE family protein, which yields MSDKRANAQGLRDQLQALALRSIQVWVPDVRSAAFRREAHRQSLAVAKISRARDDQAFIDAASDWQD from the coding sequence ATGAGTGACAAGCGGGCAAACGCGCAAGGACTTCGCGACCAGCTACAGGCTCTGGCGTTGCGGTCGATCCAAGTCTGGGTACCGGACGTGCGGTCGGCGGCGTTCAGAAGGGAAGCACATCGCCAGTCGCTTGCAGTAGCAAAGATCAGTCGCGCGCGAGACGATCAGGCGTTCATTGACGCGGCTTCCGACTGGCAGGACTAG
- a CDS encoding efflux RND transporter permease subunit yields MGIASLFIRRPRLAFVVSAIMVIAGLLALGSLPIAQFPNIVPPEVTVTTSYAGASAQVVEESVAQIIERNVNGVENMISMKSTSGSDGSYSLSIYFKVGSNPQDHTVNVNNRINRAMPQLPDEVQRNGVLVKKQSSALLQVIAVYSPKGTRDALFLSNFATINVLDTMQRVPGVGSAGLFGGLDYAMRVWLDLDRMSSLGITSQDVVKAIEAKNMQAAVGRVGAAPLLDGVDFQLNITAKGRLTSAEEFGNISVRVTPDGALLRIRDIGRVELGSANADVTTRYNGKPAAGIQVYQLAGANALATAEGVRQVLKELEDRLPEDVAFDVMYDTTVFVEATIHSVVKTLIEAFVLVALVVFLFLGSVRATLIPIIAVPVALVGTFAVMQVLGFSLNTVSLLALVLAIGIVVDDAIVVVEAVEHTLEKEPGLTPAEATEKAMAEVTAPIIAITLVLLSVFIPTAFMPGIAGKLYQQFAVTISVAMVISAINALSLSPALCALLLTRRGAPRGLMARIQRGLDATRNGYLRVAGPLIRRSLLAVGLVGLFALATGGLLRVVPTGFLPDEDQSSFMAEIQLPDAASTSRTLEAVMQVETMLQGQPWLQNFFTVSGNSLLDGLNLPNRAMMIVSLKPYAERPGREMSAFAVLERLNKAFDRVAVANVYAFNPPPIAGLGNSSGFEFEVQSLTGAPPEEIVAVARGVINAAQAAPELAGVFTTYSASTPQIRLELDRDRAETLGVAIPDIFAALQTAMGSRNVNNFNMFGRTWTVRVQADALDRRTIEDVKRVRVRSSSGKLVPLQAMATLELTTAPATINRYNNLRSVTLNGAPAAGYSSGEAIAAMERVARASLPPGYSYQWAGTAQQEKEAGSQTGFVLALAVLFAYLFLVGLYESLALPVAALLSVIVGLFGALAALWLTGLANNVYAQIGIVVLIALAAKNAILVIEVAMHERAGGSDPVTAATSAAGQRFRAVMMTSFAFILGLVPLVIASGAGAATQRAVGTAVFGGMLAASCLGIFVIPGLYVAFEKMRRAVPEMLRKPFGSLKPPEKRQG; encoded by the coding sequence ATGGGCATCGCCTCGCTCTTCATCCGTCGCCCGCGGCTGGCCTTCGTCGTCTCCGCGATCATGGTCATCGCGGGCCTGCTGGCGCTGGGCAGCCTGCCGATCGCGCAGTTCCCCAACATCGTGCCGCCGGAAGTAACCGTCACGACCAGCTATGCCGGCGCGTCCGCGCAGGTGGTCGAGGAGAGCGTGGCGCAGATCATCGAGCGCAACGTCAACGGCGTCGAGAACATGATCTCGATGAAGTCGACCTCGGGCAGCGACGGCAGCTACAGCCTCAGCATCTATTTCAAGGTGGGTTCCAACCCGCAGGACCATACGGTCAACGTCAACAACCGCATCAACCGCGCCATGCCGCAGCTTCCCGACGAGGTGCAGCGCAACGGCGTGCTGGTGAAGAAGCAGTCCTCGGCTCTGCTGCAGGTGATCGCCGTCTATTCGCCCAAGGGCACGCGCGACGCGCTGTTCCTGTCGAACTTCGCCACCATCAACGTGCTCGACACCATGCAGCGCGTGCCGGGCGTCGGCTCGGCCGGCCTGTTCGGCGGGCTCGATTATGCCATGCGCGTGTGGCTCGACCTCGACCGCATGTCGAGCCTCGGCATCACCTCGCAGGACGTGGTGAAGGCGATCGAGGCCAAGAACATGCAGGCCGCGGTCGGCCGCGTCGGTGCCGCGCCGCTGCTCGACGGCGTCGACTTCCAGCTCAACATCACCGCCAAGGGCCGGCTCACCTCGGCCGAGGAGTTCGGCAACATCAGCGTGCGCGTCACGCCCGACGGCGCGCTGCTGCGCATCCGCGACATCGGCCGGGTCGAGCTGGGCTCGGCCAACGCCGACGTCACCACGCGCTACAACGGCAAGCCGGCGGCCGGCATCCAAGTCTACCAGCTGGCCGGCGCCAACGCGCTCGCCACCGCCGAGGGCGTGCGCCAGGTGCTGAAGGAGCTGGAGGACCGGCTGCCCGAGGACGTGGCCTTCGACGTGATGTACGACACCACCGTGTTCGTCGAGGCGACGATCCACAGCGTGGTGAAGACCCTGATCGAGGCCTTCGTGCTGGTGGCCCTCGTGGTCTTCCTGTTCCTCGGCAGCGTGCGCGCCACGCTCATTCCCATCATCGCCGTGCCGGTCGCGCTGGTCGGCACCTTCGCGGTGATGCAGGTGCTGGGCTTCTCGCTCAACACCGTGTCGCTGCTGGCGCTGGTGCTGGCCATCGGCATCGTGGTCGACGACGCCATCGTCGTGGTCGAGGCGGTCGAGCACACGCTGGAGAAGGAGCCCGGCCTCACGCCGGCCGAGGCCACCGAAAAGGCGATGGCCGAGGTCACGGCGCCGATCATCGCCATCACCCTGGTGCTGCTCTCGGTGTTCATTCCCACCGCCTTCATGCCGGGCATCGCGGGCAAGCTCTACCAGCAGTTCGCGGTGACGATCTCGGTCGCCATGGTGATCTCGGCGATCAACGCGCTGTCGCTCTCGCCGGCACTGTGCGCGCTGCTGCTCACCCGTCGCGGCGCGCCGCGCGGTCTGATGGCCCGCATCCAGCGCGGCCTCGACGCCACGCGCAACGGCTACCTGCGTGTCGCGGGCCCGCTGATCCGCCGCAGCCTGCTGGCGGTGGGCTTGGTCGGGCTGTTCGCCCTGGCGACCGGCGGGCTGCTGCGCGTCGTGCCCACCGGCTTTCTGCCCGACGAGGACCAGTCCTCCTTCATGGCCGAGATCCAGCTGCCCGACGCCGCCTCGACCAGCCGCACGCTGGAGGCGGTGATGCAGGTCGAGACCATGCTGCAGGGCCAGCCGTGGCTGCAGAACTTCTTCACCGTGAGCGGCAACAGCCTGCTCGACGGGCTGAACCTGCCCAACCGCGCCATGATGATCGTGTCGCTCAAACCCTATGCCGAGCGTCCCGGCCGCGAGATGTCGGCCTTCGCGGTGCTGGAGCGGCTGAACAAGGCGTTCGACCGCGTGGCCGTGGCCAACGTCTACGCCTTCAACCCGCCGCCGATCGCGGGGCTGGGCAATTCCTCGGGCTTCGAATTCGAGGTCCAGAGCCTGACCGGTGCGCCGCCGGAGGAGATCGTGGCGGTGGCGCGCGGCGTCATCAACGCGGCCCAGGCCGCGCCCGAGCTGGCGGGCGTCTTCACCACCTACAGCGCCTCGACGCCGCAGATCCGGCTGGAGCTCGACCGCGACCGCGCCGAGACGCTGGGCGTCGCGATCCCCGACATCTTTGCCGCCCTGCAGACCGCGATGGGCAGCCGCAACGTCAACAACTTCAACATGTTCGGCCGCACCTGGACGGTGCGCGTGCAGGCCGACGCACTCGACCGCCGAACGATCGAGGACGTGAAGCGCGTGCGCGTGCGCTCCTCGAGCGGCAAGCTGGTGCCGCTGCAGGCGATGGCCACGCTCGAACTCACGACCGCGCCGGCCACCATCAATCGCTACAACAACCTGCGCTCGGTGACGCTGAACGGCGCGCCGGCGGCGGGCTATTCCTCGGGCGAGGCGATCGCTGCGATGGAGCGGGTGGCGCGCGCCAGCCTGCCGCCGGGCTATTCCTATCAATGGGCCGGCACCGCGCAGCAGGAGAAGGAGGCGGGCAGCCAGACCGGCTTCGTGCTCGCGCTGGCGGTGCTGTTCGCCTACCTGTTCCTGGTCGGCCTCTACGAGAGCCTGGCGCTGCCGGTGGCGGCGCTGCTGTCGGTGATCGTGGGCCTGTTCGGCGCGCTGGCGGCACTCTGGCTGACCGGCCTCGCCAACAACGTCTATGCCCAGATCGGTATCGTCGTGCTGATCGCGCTGGCGGCCAAGAACGCCATCCTGGTGATCGAGGTCGCCATGCATGAGCGGGCCGGGGGCAGCGACCCGGTGACGGCCGCCACCTCGGCCGCCGGGCAACGCTTCCGCGCGGTGATGATGACCTCGTTCGCGTTCATCCTCGGACTTGTGCCGCTGGTGATCGCCTCGGGGGCGGGCGCGGCGACCCAGCGCGCCGTCGGCACCGCCGTGTTCGGCGGCATGCTGGCGGCCTCCTGCCTCGGCATCTTCGTGATCCCCGGCCTCTACGTCGCCTTCGAGAAGATGCGCCGGGCCGTACCCGAGATGCTGCGCAAGCCCTTTGGAAGCCTGAAGCCCCCGGAGAAGCGCCAGGGCTGA
- a CDS encoding N-acyl-D-amino-acid deacylase family protein has product MFDLIVINADMADGLGNPMRKVDVAVKDGRIAAIGRDLGPARETVDAAGLVLAPGVIDVHTHYDAQLTWDSTASPSPALGVTTVVIGNCGFGIAPATPATRDTLLRNLSEVEAMSLDALREGVDWQFDDFASYLDFIARRGVTPNVASFCSHSALRTVVMGDAGSEREATADELAKMSALFDEALAAGAIGLGSSTFENHNGYGGIPVPSRLASDDEFRALARVMARHGHGVTMATCGQRSTIPFMEELARLSGRPVIYCPLLDYPTKPEHAPGISAACAEARTRGHAVYAQASCQPLNMNFGLLNAYMLQTIAPWPKAGDKAQHRALFVDPAFRAAFKTSLATPVEGGRIFNGTWHLMEVAVSPTEPTLEGRSIEEIARERGVDPVDALLDIGLADDLETTFIVRLLNVDEKRVGDLIADDGNLISLSDAGAHLTLFCDAGYAMHLLGRWVRELGRFSLPHAIRKLTGDPAHIYGIIDRGRIEVGAWADLMLFDPATIHVSKTRRVADLPAGANRLIRSAPGLKGVWVNGVQVFDGEDYVKVKPPGQVLRSFSTARPTLAMPHARAAE; this is encoded by the coding sequence ATGTTCGATCTGATCGTCATCAATGCCGACATGGCCGACGGGCTCGGCAATCCGATGCGCAAGGTGGACGTCGCGGTGAAGGACGGGCGCATCGCCGCCATCGGCCGCGATCTCGGGCCGGCGCGCGAGACGGTGGACGCGGCGGGCCTGGTGCTGGCGCCCGGCGTGATCGACGTCCACACCCATTACGACGCGCAGCTCACCTGGGATTCCACGGCCTCGCCGTCGCCGGCGCTGGGCGTCACGACGGTGGTGATCGGCAATTGCGGCTTCGGCATTGCCCCGGCGACGCCGGCCACGCGCGACACGCTGCTCAGGAACCTCTCCGAGGTCGAGGCGATGTCGCTCGACGCGCTGCGCGAGGGCGTCGACTGGCAGTTCGACGATTTCGCGAGCTACCTCGACTTCATCGCCCGGCGCGGAGTCACGCCCAACGTCGCCTCCTTCTGCTCGCACTCGGCGCTGCGCACCGTGGTGATGGGCGACGCGGGCTCCGAGCGCGAGGCGACGGCCGACGAACTCGCGAAGATGTCGGCGCTGTTCGACGAGGCGCTGGCGGCCGGCGCCATCGGGCTGGGCTCCTCGACCTTCGAGAATCACAACGGCTATGGCGGCATCCCGGTGCCGTCGCGCCTGGCCAGCGACGACGAGTTCCGCGCGCTGGCGCGGGTGATGGCGCGGCACGGCCACGGCGTCACCATGGCGACCTGCGGCCAGCGCTCGACCATTCCCTTCATGGAGGAACTGGCCCGGCTCTCCGGCCGGCCCGTCATCTATTGCCCGCTGCTCGACTATCCGACGAAGCCCGAGCATGCGCCGGGGATCTCCGCCGCCTGCGCCGAGGCGCGCACGCGCGGCCATGCGGTCTATGCCCAGGCCTCGTGCCAGCCGCTCAACATGAATTTCGGCCTGCTGAACGCCTACATGCTGCAGACCATCGCGCCGTGGCCCAAGGCCGGGGACAAGGCGCAGCATCGCGCGCTGTTCGTCGATCCCGCGTTTCGCGCGGCGTTCAAGACGTCGCTGGCCACGCCGGTCGAGGGCGGCCGCATCTTCAACGGCACCTGGCACCTGATGGAAGTGGCGGTGTCGCCGACCGAACCCACCCTGGAAGGCCGCAGCATCGAGGAGATCGCGCGCGAGCGCGGCGTCGATCCGGTGGACGCGCTGCTCGACATCGGCCTCGCCGACGATCTCGAGACGACCTTCATCGTGCGGCTGCTGAACGTCGACGAGAAGCGTGTGGGAGACCTCATCGCGGACGACGGCAACCTGATCAGCCTGTCCGACGCCGGCGCGCATCTCACGCTGTTCTGCGACGCGGGCTACGCCATGCACCTGCTCGGCCGCTGGGTGCGCGAGCTCGGCCGCTTCAGCCTGCCGCACGCCATCCGCAAGCTGACCGGCGATCCGGCGCACATCTACGGCATCATCGACCGCGGCCGCATCGAAGTCGGCGCCTGGGCCGACCTCATGCTGTTCGATCCCGCGACCATCCACGTCAGCAAGACGCGGCGCGTGGCCGACCTCCCGGCCGGCGCCAACCGCCTGATCCGTAGCGCGCCCGGTCTCAAGGGTGTGTGGGTCAACGGCGTCCAGGTGTTCGATGGCGAGGACTATGTGAAGGTGAAGCCGCCCGGCCAGGTCCTGCGCTCCTTCAGCACCGCCCGGCCCACGCTCGCGATGCCGCACGCCCGCGCGGCGGAGTAG
- a CDS encoding TerC family protein, protein MTEFLFQSFLGTPVWFWLAFVLMVAALTAFDLGLLHKEDRVMGIGESLKLSAFYISIALAFGAWVWAEKGADLGMKYFTGFFIEKALSIDNIFVISLIFTFFAIPAKYQYRALLWGIIGVIVLRGLMIAAGAALVSEAYWVLYLFAAFLIVTGIKMFFTTESEPDLANNAAIRWISRRMRVTKELHGDRFFVTQPDERTGRMVRAATPLLLALVVINLADLVFAVDSVPAIFAITTDTFVVYTSNIMAVLGLRALYFALSAMIDRFHYLKHALAAVLVFIGSKIFVSDFLLDDDKFPPVASLAVTFGLIATGIGWSLWKTRDTATTR, encoded by the coding sequence ATGACCGAGTTTCTGTTCCAGTCCTTTCTCGGCACACCGGTCTGGTTCTGGCTGGCCTTCGTCCTGATGGTGGCGGCGCTGACCGCCTTCGACCTCGGCCTCCTGCACAAGGAGGACCGGGTGATGGGCATCGGCGAATCGCTGAAGCTGTCGGCCTTCTACATCTCGATCGCGCTCGCCTTCGGCGCCTGGGTCTGGGCCGAGAAGGGCGCCGACCTCGGCATGAAGTACTTCACCGGCTTCTTCATCGAGAAGGCGCTGTCGATCGACAATATCTTCGTGATCAGCCTGATCTTCACCTTCTTCGCCATCCCGGCGAAGTACCAGTACCGTGCGCTGCTGTGGGGCATCATCGGCGTCATCGTGCTGCGCGGCCTCATGATCGCCGCCGGCGCCGCGCTGGTCAGCGAAGCCTACTGGGTGCTCTACCTGTTCGCCGCGTTCCTGATCGTGACCGGCATCAAGATGTTCTTCACCACCGAGTCCGAGCCGGACCTCGCCAACAACGCCGCCATCCGCTGGATTTCCCGCCGGATGCGCGTGACGAAGGAACTGCACGGCGACCGCTTCTTCGTCACCCAGCCCGACGAGCGGACCGGCCGGATGGTCCGCGCCGCGACGCCGCTGCTCCTCGCCCTCGTGGTGATCAACCTGGCGGACCTGGTGTTCGCGGTCGACTCGGTGCCGGCGATCTTCGCCATCACCACCGACACGTTCGTGGTCTACACCTCGAACATCATGGCGGTGCTGGGCCTGCGCGCGCTCTACTTCGCGCTGTCGGCCATGATCGACCGCTTCCACTACCTCAAGCACGCGCTCGCGGCGGTGCTGGTCTTCATCGGCTCCAAGATCTTCGTCTCGGACTTTCTCCTCGACGACGACAAGTTCCCGCCGGTCGCCAGTCTCGCCGTCACCTTCGGCCTGATCGCCACCGGCATCGGCTGGTCGCTGTGGAAGACGCGGGACACGGCAACGACGCGGTGA
- a CDS encoding phospholipase D-like domain-containing protein, with amino-acid sequence MRDNEDSEPVNLYWRRETATRAGLIVDASDYFEAGRKAMLKARRRIMLIGWDFDARIELSEERLPGEPGTLGDFVLWLVKRNPDLEVFLLRWNIGALRALFRGTTIFTLMRWMAHPRIHTRLDGASTLGASHHHKIVVIDDCLAFCGGIDMTSNRWDTPEHRDGDPRRIGPDGGPYAPWHDATSILEGPVAQALGELSRKRWQAAGGHALEPVECGIDCWPEGVEAQFRDVSVSISRSRPEGDDGGPPVHEIEATYLALIARARKYIYAESQYFASRRIAEAIAHRLEEPDGPEIVLVNPFKSQGWLEPVAMDTARARLYAALEHLDCHARLRIYHPFTQAGEPIYVHAKMMIVDDEVLHVGSSNMNNRSMRLDTECDVTLDARVPGNEGAAPTIRALRDRLLAEHLGVTVEAVAAAVDGKGSLIAAIEALRGAGRSLRPYEIPDLHEVETWLADNQVLDPEGPGEIFEATSKGGLLRGLRRRLHTHADRLRHRLHKHRSRA; translated from the coding sequence ATGCGAGACAATGAAGATTCGGAGCCCGTAAATCTCTACTGGCGGCGGGAGACGGCGACGCGGGCGGGGCTGATCGTCGATGCGAGCGATTACTTCGAGGCCGGCCGCAAGGCGATGCTGAAGGCGCGGCGGCGCATCATGCTGATCGGCTGGGACTTCGACGCGCGCATCGAACTGTCCGAAGAGCGGCTGCCGGGCGAGCCCGGCACCCTGGGCGATTTCGTGCTGTGGCTGGTAAAGCGCAATCCCGACCTCGAGGTCTTCCTGCTGCGCTGGAACATTGGCGCGCTGCGCGCGCTGTTCCGCGGCACCACCATCTTCACGCTGATGCGCTGGATGGCCCATCCGCGCATCCACACGCGACTCGATGGCGCCTCGACGCTGGGCGCCTCGCACCATCACAAGATCGTCGTGATCGACGATTGCCTGGCCTTCTGCGGCGGCATCGACATGACCAGCAACCGCTGGGATACGCCCGAGCATCGCGACGGCGACCCGCGCCGCATCGGGCCCGATGGCGGCCCCTACGCACCCTGGCACGACGCGACCTCGATCCTGGAGGGGCCGGTGGCGCAGGCGCTGGGCGAGCTGTCGCGCAAGCGCTGGCAGGCAGCGGGCGGCCATGCGCTCGAACCGGTCGAATGCGGCATCGACTGCTGGCCCGAGGGGGTCGAGGCGCAGTTCCGCGACGTCTCGGTGTCGATCAGCCGGTCGCGGCCCGAGGGAGACGATGGCGGCCCGCCGGTGCACGAAATCGAGGCGACGTATCTGGCGCTGATCGCCCGTGCCCGGAAGTACATCTACGCCGAGAGCCAGTACTTCGCCTCGCGCCGCATCGCCGAGGCGATCGCCCACCGGCTGGAGGAGCCCGACGGGCCCGAGATCGTGCTGGTCAATCCGTTCAAATCACAGGGCTGGCTTGAGCCGGTGGCGATGGATACCGCGCGCGCCCGGCTCTACGCGGCGCTGGAGCATCTCGACTGCCACGCGCGGTTGCGCATCTATCACCCGTTCACGCAGGCCGGCGAGCCGATCTACGTGCACGCCAAGATGATGATCGTCGACGACGAGGTGCTGCATGTCGGCTCGTCGAACATGAACAACCGTTCGATGCGGCTCGACACCGAATGCGACGTCACCCTCGATGCGCGCGTGCCCGGCAACGAGGGCGCCGCGCCGACCATCCGCGCGCTGCGCGACCGGCTGCTGGCCGAGCATCTCGGCGTGACGGTCGAAGCGGTCGCGGCGGCGGTCGACGGCAAGGGCTCGCTGATCGCGGCCATCGAGGCGCTGCGCGGCGCGGGCCGGTCGCTGCGCCCCTACGAGATCCCCGACCTGCACGAGGTCGAAACGTGGCTGGCCGACAACCAGGTGCTCGATCCCGAGGGACCCGGCGAGATCTTCGAGGCCACGTCCAAGGGTGGGCTGCTGCGCGGCCTGCGCCGCCGCCTCCACACCCACGCCGACCGCCTGCGGCACCGGCTGCACAAACACCGGTCGCGCGCCTGA
- a CDS encoding cation:proton antiporter: MDPYIVMLAGFGAIVLLTAWLPMVLKELPLSLPIFCVAAGALLAGLFDQAQAPSPQAHLKLTERLTEAVVIVALMGAGLKLDRPLAWATAGLTWRLLGVAMPLTIVAIALLAHGLLGVGLAAALLLGAALSPTDPVLASDVQVGPPGQGGEDEVRFTLTAEAGLNDGLAFPFVYLAILLATVSPAGASWLDWVTLDLGWRLAAGIAVGVAVGRGLGWLTFRLPNRSKLSRTGDGFVALGITAIAYSLAEMAHGYGFLAVFVSAVAFRGFERRHHYHEKLHDFVEQIERLLMMMLLVLFGGALAEGGLLRHTDWAMVGFAAVTLLVVRPLVAWISLLGRKEPTPERAIIAFFGIRGIGSVYYIAFALGRAPFEEADLLWNAVSLVILVSITLHGTTVTPIMRFIDKRRGR; this comes from the coding sequence ATGGACCCCTATATCGTGATGCTCGCCGGCTTCGGCGCGATCGTGCTTCTGACGGCATGGCTTCCCATGGTGCTGAAGGAGCTGCCGCTTTCGCTGCCGATCTTCTGTGTCGCGGCTGGCGCCCTGCTGGCCGGCCTCTTCGACCAGGCGCAGGCCCCCTCGCCCCAAGCCCATCTCAAGCTGACGGAACGGCTGACGGAAGCCGTGGTCATCGTGGCGCTGATGGGGGCCGGGCTCAAGCTCGACCGGCCGCTGGCCTGGGCGACCGCCGGCCTGACCTGGCGGCTGCTGGGAGTTGCCATGCCGCTCACCATCGTCGCCATCGCCCTGCTGGCGCACGGGCTGCTGGGCGTCGGGCTGGCCGCGGCGCTCCTGCTGGGCGCCGCGCTCTCGCCCACCGATCCCGTGCTGGCGAGCGACGTCCAGGTCGGCCCGCCGGGCCAGGGCGGCGAAGACGAGGTGCGCTTCACCCTGACGGCCGAGGCCGGACTGAACGACGGGCTTGCATTTCCTTTCGTCTATCTTGCCATCCTGCTCGCGACGGTGAGCCCGGCCGGCGCGTCCTGGCTGGACTGGGTGACGCTCGACCTGGGCTGGCGGCTGGCGGCGGGGATCGCCGTCGGGGTCGCCGTCGGCCGCGGCCTCGGCTGGCTGACCTTCCGCCTCCCCAACCGCTCCAAGCTCTCGCGCACCGGCGACGGGTTCGTGGCGCTGGGCATCACCGCGATCGCCTACAGCCTCGCCGAGATGGCGCACGGCTACGGGTTCCTGGCCGTCTTCGTGTCCGCCGTCGCCTTCCGCGGCTTCGAACGGCGGCATCACTACCACGAGAAGCTGCACGACTTCGTCGAGCAGATCGAACGCCTGCTGATGATGATGCTTCTCGTGCTGTTCGGCGGCGCGCTGGCGGAGGGCGGCCTGTTGCGCCACACCGACTGGGCGATGGTCGGGTTCGCCGCGGTCACGCTGCTGGTCGTGAGGCCGCTGGTCGCCTGGATCAGCCTGCTTGGCCGCAAGGAGCCCACGCCGGAACGGGCGATCATCGCCTTCTTCGGCATTCGCGGCATCGGGTCCGTCTACTACATCGCCTTCGCGCTCGGCCGGGCGCCATTCGAGGAGGCGGACCTGCTGTGGAACGCGGTGTCGCTGGTGATCCTCGTCTCGATCACCCTGCACGGCACGACCGTCACGCCGATCATGCGGTTCATCGACAAGCGCCGCGGGCGCTGA